A region of Maribacter algicola DNA encodes the following proteins:
- the hutG gene encoding formimidoylglutamase, whose translation MSNYSETFSNIYTGRPSGQQLYLHEKISCLPITKVATVASEKCFALLGYACDEGVKRNLGRPGAANGPDAIRKHLGKLPNHLPTETLVYDVGTLQCLEGDMEETQQALGDSICLLLQQKHFPIVLGGGHDMAYGTYNGLKKYVGKSETIGIINFDAHFDLRNNLQDDGNTVNNSGTPFYQIAQDCIENGSPFKYLCLGIRKDANDRTLFETAKKLDVKYVMRDTFRIQFHNEINAWINAFASSVDHIYVTIDLDGFSSAYAPGVSAPSPMGFTPDVVLESLKTIMGCGKLRVLDIAELNPDFDRDDQTAKLAASLVHFILHDLP comes from the coding sequence ATGAGCAACTACTCAGAAACCTTTTCAAACATATACACTGGAAGACCATCGGGCCAGCAGCTGTATTTACATGAAAAGATTTCTTGTTTGCCTATTACCAAAGTAGCAACGGTTGCTTCCGAAAAATGCTTTGCCCTTTTGGGCTATGCCTGTGATGAAGGGGTGAAAAGAAATTTGGGTCGGCCTGGTGCCGCCAATGGACCGGATGCCATTAGAAAGCACTTGGGCAAACTGCCCAACCATCTTCCAACGGAGACACTGGTCTATGATGTGGGCACCCTACAATGTTTGGAAGGCGATATGGAAGAAACCCAACAGGCCCTTGGCGATTCCATTTGCCTATTGCTTCAGCAAAAACACTTCCCCATCGTACTTGGAGGCGGTCATGATATGGCCTACGGCACCTACAACGGACTGAAAAAATATGTTGGGAAATCGGAAACCATCGGTATTATAAATTTTGATGCCCATTTTGACCTTAGAAACAACTTACAGGACGACGGCAACACTGTGAACAATTCTGGTACCCCATTTTATCAGATAGCCCAGGATTGTATAGAAAACGGCTCACCCTTCAAATATCTTTGCCTAGGAATACGAAAGGACGCCAACGACCGAACCCTATTCGAAACGGCTAAGAAACTGGATGTAAAGTATGTAATGCGGGATACTTTTAGGATACAATTCCACAATGAAATAAATGCATGGATCAACGCCTTTGCCAGTAGTGTGGACCATATTTATGTAACTATTGACCTCGACGGGTTTTCATCTGCCTATGCCCCTGGGGTAAGTGCCCCTTCGCCCATGGGTTTCACCCCAGATGTTGTTCTAGAATCCCTAAAGACCATTATGGGATGCGGTAAGCTACGGGTTTTGGATATTGCCGAGTTAAATCCGGATTTTGATCGGGACGACCAAACGGCTAAATTAGCCGCATCCTTAGTACATTTTATACTCCACGACCTTCCTTAA
- a CDS encoding universal stress protein, protein MKNILIPTDFSDNSCNAIKYAISMFWDQECTFYLLNTYTPAMAGSRFMATSFEESMLTNSAAKYSQKGLEDLMARVQKDFNNDRHHFETISSFSLLVDEVIESITAYDIELVIMGTTGATGMEEVFMGSNAVRVIKSVKDCPVLAIPQNFEFEKPTEIAFATDFTRFYTKSELRPLVELATIFDATVRIVHVQYEIKTLSELQLFNLGMLRKYLGDVEHYVHTVSELNSVSKTLEVFSKEMEIHLLAMLNYQHSYMEQLVREPVVKRVAFHTKIPLLVIPELGMTSHLKESRNRDNILMSN, encoded by the coding sequence ATGAAGAATATTTTAATTCCTACGGACTTTTCGGATAATTCCTGTAATGCTATCAAGTATGCCATATCCATGTTCTGGGATCAGGAATGTACCTTTTATTTGTTGAATACCTACACTCCTGCCATGGCCGGAAGTAGGTTTATGGCAACGAGCTTTGAAGAAAGCATGTTGACCAACAGTGCCGCAAAGTATTCACAAAAGGGACTTGAGGATCTTATGGCAAGGGTTCAGAAGGACTTCAATAACGATAGACATCATTTTGAGACTATTTCTTCCTTTAGTTTGTTGGTGGATGAGGTCATTGAAAGCATTACGGCTTATGATATTGAATTGGTCATTATGGGAACTACCGGGGCGACCGGTATGGAAGAGGTTTTTATGGGAAGTAATGCGGTACGGGTCATTAAATCGGTCAAGGATTGTCCGGTATTGGCCATTCCACAAAATTTTGAGTTTGAAAAACCCACGGAAATCGCTTTTGCCACGGATTTTACCCGTTTTTACACCAAATCTGAACTAAGGCCCTTGGTGGAACTCGCCACTATTTTTGATGCCACCGTTCGAATCGTACATGTACAATATGAAATCAAAACCCTTTCCGAATTGCAGCTGTTCAATTTAGGCATGTTACGGAAATATCTTGGCGATGTGGAACACTACGTGCATACCGTGTCTGAATTGAATTCAGTATCCAAGACTCTGGAGGTATTTTCCAAGGAAATGGAAATTCACTTGCTGGCCATGTTAAACTATCAACATAGTTATATGGAACAATTGGTACGGGAACCCGTTGTAAAACGGGTGGCCTTTCACACCAAGATACCATTGCTGGTCATACCGGAGCTTGGCATGACTTCACATTTAAAGGAATCTAGGAATAGGGATAACATCTTGATGTCTAATTGA
- a CDS encoding Crp/Fnr family transcriptional regulator gives MESRCENCIVRQFNSLRAMSKEELKRVSDSKTTRMIKKGEPLFKEGEKLDGVFCVRDGVSKLSKLSENGKDQIVKLASKGEVIGQRSVVAEESVNLSAVAVSDMEVCFIPKDGIVSTLHTNPNFTLEVLRHMAHDLKEADDVIVNMSQKSVKQRMAEAFLYLKNNFGEDEEGYLRLVLSREDISNVVGTAIESCIRIISEFKKKGYLKTSGKRIGVKDEKALKNLVEGF, from the coding sequence ATGGAAAGCAGATGTGAAAATTGTATCGTGCGGCAATTCAATTCCTTACGTGCGATGTCCAAGGAGGAATTAAAACGGGTATCGGATTCAAAAACAACCCGAATGATTAAAAAAGGTGAACCCCTCTTTAAGGAGGGCGAAAAGCTTGACGGTGTGTTTTGTGTTCGTGATGGGGTATCCAAACTATCCAAATTAAGCGAGAACGGAAAGGATCAAATTGTAAAACTTGCCAGCAAGGGTGAGGTCATTGGCCAGCGATCCGTAGTTGCGGAAGAAAGCGTGAACCTGAGTGCCGTGGCCGTGAGTGATATGGAGGTTTGTTTTATTCCCAAGGATGGAATAGTCTCTACCTTACATACCAATCCTAATTTTACCTTGGAGGTATTGAGGCATATGGCGCACGACCTAAAGGAGGCCGATGACGTTATCGTGAACATGAGCCAAAAAAGCGTAAAGCAGCGAATGGCCGAAGCTTTTTTGTATTTGAAAAATAATTTTGGAGAGGATGAGGAAGGCTATCTGAGACTCGTCCTATCTAGGGAGGATATCTCCAATGTAGTAGGAACCGCCATAGAATCATGTATTCGTATCATCTCAGAATTCAAAAAAAAAGGGTATCTGAAGACATCTGGAAAAAGAATTGGTGTTAAGGACGAGAAGGCCCTAAAAAATTTGGTGGAAGGATTTTAA